A single window of Achromobacter xylosoxidans DNA harbors:
- the nuoG gene encoding NADH-quinone oxidoreductase subunit NuoG, whose product MVELTVDGNTVEVPEGSMVMHAAQKVGLYVPHFCYHKKLSIAANCRMCLVEVEKAPKALPACATPVTNGMVVHTCSEKARAAQKSVMEFLLINHPLDCPICDQGGECQLQDLAVGYGGSSSRYQEEKRVVFHKDLGPLVSAEEMSRCIHCTRCVRFGQEIAGVMELGMLGRGEHSEITSFVGRSIESELSGNMIDICPVGALTSKPFRYSARTWELARRRSVSPHDSLGANLVVQVKGDRVMRVVPFEDEAINECWISDRDRFSYEGLNSEDRLAAPMIKGADGKWQEASWADALAAVAQGLSRVRDSFGAGQIGALASEYATTEEYALLGRLVRALGSENIDFRLRQTDPAFDAALTGAPWLGMPIAELDNLDRVLVVGSFLRKDHPLMAQRLRQAAKRGTQILMVDSAADDPLMPVAGRLTVAPSELPRALAEVAVALAQAKEAAVPAEFASVTPGENAKIIAASLASGANTAVLMGNLAVASAQASTLAANGRAVADLAGGKFGFLTSGGNTVGGYLAGAIPGKGGKNAAAMLAEPLKAYVVLHAEPLLDADNGQQAIAALRGAQFAVALTPYRSAAAEWADVMLPVAPFTETSGTFVNAQGLAQSFKGTVAPFVQTRPAWKVLRVLGNVLHLAGFDDETSESVRDAALAGGVEGRLSNDIKAPLGLGQPLTGLERVADVPIYRSDAMVRRSEPLQAAPASKKPAARMNGNTLTSLGLTAGVKVRVTGGQGAVELETVQDDAVADRAVRIAAAFENTAALGGAFGQLSVERA is encoded by the coding sequence ATGGTTGAACTAACCGTCGACGGCAATACGGTAGAAGTGCCCGAGGGCAGCATGGTGATGCATGCGGCCCAGAAAGTCGGGCTTTACGTGCCGCATTTCTGCTACCACAAGAAACTGTCCATCGCGGCCAACTGCCGCATGTGCCTGGTCGAAGTGGAAAAGGCGCCCAAGGCGCTGCCCGCCTGCGCCACCCCCGTGACGAACGGCATGGTCGTGCACACCTGCTCCGAGAAGGCTCGCGCCGCTCAGAAGTCGGTGATGGAATTCTTGCTCATCAATCACCCGCTCGACTGCCCGATCTGCGATCAGGGCGGCGAATGCCAGCTGCAGGACCTGGCCGTGGGCTACGGCGGCTCTTCCTCGCGTTACCAGGAAGAAAAGCGCGTGGTGTTCCACAAGGACCTGGGCCCGCTGGTTTCCGCCGAGGAAATGAGCCGCTGCATCCACTGCACCCGCTGCGTGCGCTTCGGCCAGGAAATCGCCGGCGTCATGGAACTGGGCATGCTGGGCCGCGGCGAGCACTCCGAAATCACCTCGTTCGTGGGCCGCTCGATCGAATCCGAACTGTCGGGCAACATGATCGACATCTGTCCGGTGGGCGCGCTGACCTCCAAGCCCTTCCGCTACAGCGCCCGCACCTGGGAACTGGCCCGTCGCCGTTCGGTCAGCCCGCACGACAGCCTGGGCGCCAACCTGGTGGTCCAGGTCAAGGGCGACCGCGTCATGCGCGTGGTGCCGTTCGAGGACGAAGCCATCAACGAATGCTGGATCAGCGACCGCGACCGCTTCTCGTACGAAGGCCTGAACAGCGAAGACCGCCTGGCCGCGCCGATGATCAAGGGCGCCGACGGCAAGTGGCAGGAAGCCTCCTGGGCCGACGCCCTGGCTGCCGTGGCCCAGGGCCTGTCGCGCGTGCGTGACAGCTTTGGCGCCGGCCAGATCGGCGCCCTGGCGTCGGAATACGCCACCACCGAGGAATACGCGCTGCTGGGCCGCCTGGTCCGCGCGCTGGGTTCCGAGAACATCGATTTCCGCCTGCGCCAGACCGACCCGGCCTTCGACGCCGCGCTGACCGGCGCGCCGTGGCTGGGCATGCCCATCGCCGAACTCGACAACCTGGACCGCGTCCTGGTGGTCGGCTCGTTCCTGCGCAAGGATCACCCGCTGATGGCCCAGCGCCTGCGCCAGGCCGCCAAGCGCGGCACGCAGATCCTGATGGTCGACAGTGCCGCCGACGATCCCCTGATGCCGGTCGCCGGCCGCCTCACCGTGGCCCCGTCCGAGCTGCCGCGCGCCCTGGCCGAAGTGGCCGTGGCCCTGGCGCAAGCCAAGGAAGCCGCGGTGCCGGCCGAGTTCGCCTCGGTCACCCCGGGCGAGAACGCCAAGATCATCGCCGCCAGCCTGGCGTCGGGCGCCAACACCGCCGTGCTGATGGGCAACCTGGCCGTGGCCAGCGCCCAGGCCTCGACCCTGGCCGCCAACGGCCGCGCCGTGGCCGACCTGGCCGGCGGCAAGTTCGGTTTCCTGACCTCCGGCGGCAACACCGTCGGTGGTTACCTGGCCGGCGCCATCCCGGGCAAGGGCGGCAAGAACGCCGCCGCCATGCTGGCCGAGCCGCTCAAGGCCTACGTGGTGCTGCACGCCGAGCCGCTGCTGGATGCCGACAATGGCCAGCAAGCCATCGCCGCGCTGCGCGGCGCGCAATTCGCCGTGGCCCTGACGCCTTACCGTTCGGCCGCCGCCGAATGGGCCGACGTCATGCTGCCGGTGGCGCCGTTCACCGAAACCTCGGGCACCTTCGTCAACGCCCAGGGCCTGGCCCAGAGCTTCAAGGGCACGGTCGCGCCTTTCGTCCAGACCCGTCCGGCCTGGAAGGTCCTGCGCGTGCTGGGCAACGTCCTGCACCTGGCTGGCTTCGATGACGAAACCTCCGAGTCCGTGCGCGATGCCGCGCTGGCCGGCGGCGTCGAAGGCCGCCTGTCCAACGACATCAAGGCCCCGCTGGGCCTGGGCCAGCCCCTGACCGGGCTGGAACGCGTCGCCGACGTGCCGATCTACCGCAGCGACGCCATGGTGCGCCGCTCGGAACCGCTGCAGGCCGCGCCGGCTTCGAAGAAGCCCGCCGCCCGCATGAACGGCAACACGCTCACCAGCCTGGGCCTGACCGCCGGCGTCAAGGTCCGCGTGACGGGCGGGCAGGGCGCTGTCGAGCTCGAAACCGTGCAGGACGACGCCGTGGCCGATCGCGCCGTGCGCATCGCCGCAGCCTTTGAAAATACCGCAGCCCTGGGTGGCGCATTTGGTCAACTCAGCGTGGAGCGTGCCTGA
- a CDS encoding NADH-quinone oxidoreductase subunit J, whose product MTFTTVLFYILAAVLVIAAFRVITARSPVTAVLHLILAFANAAMLWMLLGAEFLALLLVLVYVGAVMVLFLFVVMMLDIRMDALRQGMKTYLPLGLVIGLVMVLEMAFVLGSTWYGAGPQAPVAGDYNNARALGEAMYTHYIYAIEVGAALLLVGMVAAIALTLRRRRDVKYNDPVAAVRVRSKDRFRMVSMPAQSERAQAQNGTAAPAAPQGEKQ is encoded by the coding sequence ATGACTTTTACCACTGTCCTGTTTTACATACTGGCCGCCGTGCTGGTGATCGCGGCGTTCCGCGTGATCACCGCGCGCAGCCCGGTCACCGCCGTCCTGCACCTGATCCTGGCGTTCGCCAACGCGGCCATGCTGTGGATGCTGCTGGGCGCCGAGTTCCTCGCGCTGCTGCTGGTGCTGGTGTACGTGGGCGCCGTGATGGTGCTGTTCCTGTTCGTCGTCATGATGCTCGACATCCGCATGGATGCGCTGCGCCAGGGCATGAAGACCTACCTGCCGCTGGGCCTGGTGATCGGCCTGGTGATGGTGCTGGAAATGGCCTTCGTGCTGGGTTCGACCTGGTACGGCGCGGGCCCGCAGGCCCCGGTCGCCGGCGACTACAACAATGCCCGCGCCCTCGGTGAAGCGATGTACACGCACTACATCTACGCCATCGAAGTCGGCGCCGCGCTGCTGCTGGTCGGCATGGTCGCCGCCATCGCGCTGACCCTGCGCCGCCGCCGCGACGTCAAGTACAACGACCCGGTCGCCGCCGTCCGCGTGCGCTCGAAGGACCGCTTCCGCATGGTGAGCATGCCCGCCCAGAGCGAGCGCGCCCAGGCCCAGAACGGCACCGCCGCGCCCGCCGCGCCCCAAGGAGAAAAACAATGA
- the nuoN gene encoding NADH-quinone oxidoreductase subunit NuoN — protein sequence MMQSQIDFALATPEILLLVFGLAILLVDAVSNHPERKPTFLLTMLALGVLTVVSALQWKNGVTGSTFNGLYVTDELSHLLKIASYIAVAVTLVYGRVYAQLRDMMRGGELYVLTLFALLGQMVMISSGNLISIYLGLELMSLALYALIALRRDNVVATEAAMKYFVLGALASGFLLYGMSMVYGATGHLDLAEVSKVIAAGKAEKLALVFGIVFLVSGLAFKLGAVPFHMWVPDVYQGSPTAVTLILGGAPKLAAFAITLRLLVDGLHGLAADWQPMLMILAVLSLAIGNLTAIAQTNFKRMLAYSTISHMGFVLLGLMSGSVAGKPELASAAYGASLFYMLTYVLTTLASFGIVLLLSRQGFECEHIDDLKGLNRRSPWHAAIVLLLMFSLAGIPPLVGFYAKLAVLQALVSAGHVTLAVIAVLFSLIGAFYYLRVVKVVYFDEPAADAAPMSATCGQRGVLSVNGLLILVLGLLPGGLMALCVQAIRSSLSL from the coding sequence ATGATGCAATCCCAAATCGATTTCGCCCTGGCGACACCGGAAATCCTCCTGCTGGTTTTCGGCCTGGCTATCCTGCTCGTCGACGCGGTCAGCAATCACCCCGAGCGCAAGCCGACGTTCCTGCTGACCATGCTGGCGCTGGGCGTGCTGACCGTGGTGTCGGCGCTGCAGTGGAAGAACGGCGTCACGGGTTCGACCTTCAACGGCCTGTACGTCACCGACGAGCTGTCGCACCTGCTCAAGATCGCCTCGTACATCGCGGTGGCGGTCACGCTGGTCTACGGCCGCGTCTACGCCCAGCTGCGCGACATGATGCGCGGCGGCGAACTGTACGTGCTGACGCTGTTCGCCCTGCTGGGCCAGATGGTGATGATCTCGTCGGGCAACCTGATCTCGATCTACCTGGGCCTGGAGCTGATGTCGCTGGCGCTGTACGCGCTGATCGCGCTGCGTCGCGACAACGTCGTCGCCACCGAAGCCGCCATGAAGTACTTCGTGCTGGGCGCGCTGGCCTCGGGCTTCCTGCTGTACGGCATGTCGATGGTCTACGGCGCCACCGGTCACCTGGACCTGGCCGAAGTCTCCAAGGTCATCGCCGCCGGCAAGGCCGAGAAGCTGGCCCTGGTGTTCGGCATCGTGTTCCTGGTTTCGGGCCTGGCGTTCAAGCTCGGCGCCGTGCCGTTCCACATGTGGGTGCCGGACGTCTACCAGGGTTCGCCGACCGCGGTCACGCTGATCCTGGGCGGCGCGCCCAAGCTGGCGGCCTTCGCCATCACGCTGCGCCTGCTGGTCGACGGCCTGCACGGCCTGGCGGCCGATTGGCAGCCGATGCTGATGATCCTGGCGGTGCTGTCGCTGGCCATCGGCAACCTGACCGCCATCGCGCAGACCAACTTCAAGCGCATGCTGGCCTACTCGACCATCTCGCACATGGGCTTCGTGCTGCTGGGCCTGATGTCGGGCTCGGTGGCCGGCAAGCCGGAACTGGCGTCCGCCGCCTACGGCGCGTCGCTGTTCTACATGCTGACCTACGTGCTGACCACGCTGGCCAGCTTCGGCATCGTGCTGCTGCTGTCGCGCCAGGGTTTCGAGTGCGAGCACATCGACGACCTGAAGGGCCTGAACCGCCGCAGCCCGTGGCATGCCGCCATCGTGCTGCTGCTGATGTTCTCGCTGGCCGGCATCCCGCCGCTGGTGGGCTTCTACGCCAAGCTGGCGGTGCTGCAGGCGCTGGTCAGCGCCGGCCACGTCACGCTGGCCGTGATCGCGGTGCTGTTCTCGCTGATCGGCGCGTTCTATTACCTGCGCGTGGTCAAGGTCGTGTACTTCGACGAGCCGGCGGCCGATGCCGCCCCGATGTCGGCCACCTGCGGCCAACGCGGCGTGCTGTCGGTCAACGGCCTGCTGATCCTGGTGCTGGGCCTGTTGCCCGGCGGCCTGATGGCCCTGTGCGTGCAGGCCATCCGCAGCTCGCTCAGCCTGTAA
- the nuoH gene encoding NADH-quinone oxidoreductase subunit NuoH, translating to MEWLNVLESHGTALLGPTVWMVLWTIIKIVVIAVPIILCVAYLTYWERKMIGAMHVRMGPNRVGFKGLLQPFADVFKLLTKEVVVPSQANKVLFVVAPVVTLMPALAAWAVVPFGPDVVLANVNAGLLYIMAITSIGVYGVIVAGWASNSKYAFLGALRASAQMLSYELAIGFVLVTVLLVSGSLNMSEIVHVQNRGWFADKGLTFLSWNWLPLLPLFVIYVISAVAETNRHPFDVVEGESEIVAGHMVEYSGMAFALFFLGEYANMILLSCMASIMFLGGWASPIDIAPLTWIPGWIWLGLKTFVVVSLFVWFRASFPRYRYDQIMRLGWKIFIPLTGVWLVIVAIWMQTPWNIWR from the coding sequence ATGGAATGGCTCAATGTTCTTGAAAGCCACGGAACGGCATTGCTCGGTCCGACGGTCTGGATGGTTCTCTGGACGATCATCAAGATCGTGGTCATCGCCGTGCCCATCATCCTGTGCGTCGCCTACCTGACGTACTGGGAGCGCAAGATGATCGGCGCCATGCACGTGCGCATGGGCCCGAACCGCGTCGGTTTCAAGGGGCTGCTGCAGCCGTTCGCCGACGTGTTCAAGCTGCTGACCAAGGAAGTCGTGGTCCCCAGCCAGGCCAACAAGGTGCTGTTCGTCGTGGCTCCCGTGGTCACGCTGATGCCGGCCCTGGCCGCCTGGGCGGTGGTGCCGTTCGGCCCCGACGTGGTCCTGGCCAACGTCAACGCCGGCCTGCTGTACATCATGGCCATCACGTCGATCGGCGTGTACGGCGTGATCGTCGCCGGCTGGGCCTCGAACTCGAAGTACGCGTTCCTGGGCGCGCTGCGCGCCTCGGCCCAGATGCTGTCGTACGAACTGGCCATCGGCTTCGTGCTGGTGACGGTGCTGCTGGTGTCCGGCAGCCTGAACATGTCCGAGATCGTGCATGTGCAGAACCGCGGCTGGTTCGCCGACAAGGGCCTGACGTTCCTGTCCTGGAACTGGCTGCCGCTGCTGCCGCTGTTCGTGATCTACGTGATCTCGGCCGTGGCCGAAACCAACCGCCACCCGTTCGACGTGGTGGAAGGCGAATCGGAAATCGTGGCCGGCCACATGGTCGAATACTCGGGCATGGCCTTCGCGCTGTTCTTCCTGGGCGAATACGCCAACATGATCCTGCTGTCGTGCATGGCCTCGATCATGTTCCTGGGGGGCTGGGCGTCGCCGATCGACATCGCGCCGCTGACCTGGATCCCGGGTTGGATCTGGCTCGGTCTCAAGACGTTCGTCGTGGTTTCGTTGTTCGTGTGGTTCCGCGCGTCGTTCCCGCGTTACCGCTACGACCAGATCATGCGTTTGGGCTGGAAGATCTTCATCCCGCTGACCGGTGTTTGGCTGGTCATTGTGGCGATCTGGATGCAGACGCCCTGGAACATTTGGCGCTAA
- the nuoL gene encoding NADH-quinone oxidoreductase subunit L, protein MSSSPNLYLLIALAPLAGAILAGLFGTGFLGRPIGRRASHVITILGVLISAIGSVVVLGDVLNGLRFDGAVYTWSLIGQTKLEIGFLIDPLSAMMMVVVTSVSLMVHIYTIGYMADDPGYQRFFSYISLFTFSMLMLVMSNNMVQLFFGWEAVGLVSYLLIGFWYTRPTAIFANMKAFLINRVGDFGFVLGIGLLFAYAGTMHYGEVFAQADKLSKLTLPGSDWMLLTVACICLFIGAMGKSAQVPLHAWLPDSMEGPTPISALIHAATMVTAGIFMVARFSPLFELSDTALSFIIVIGAIGALFLGILGIIQNDIKRVVAYSTLSQLGYMTVALGASAYSVAIFHLMTHAFFKALLFLGAGSVIIGMHHDQDIRNMGGLRKYMPITWITFLLGTLALVGTPFFSGFYSKEHIIEAAGAAHVWGASFAYYATLIGVFVTSLYSFRVYFLVFHGKERFDTSDHGHGHGHDAHGHDDHGHDDHGHHGGKPHESPWVVTLPLILLAIPSVLIGAWAVDPMLFGKFFNGVITVLPQHPAMHELHEEWHGWVAFGLHAFQTLPFWLVVAGAVIAWYCYLINPKVPAAIKSSLSGVNKVLENKYYVDWVNEQIIARGLRCLGRGLWQTGDRGIIDGLLINGSARVVGWVSAISRHLQSGFIYHYAFAMIIGIMALVTFFVLIPQ, encoded by the coding sequence ATGTCTAGCTCACCCAATCTCTACCTGCTCATCGCGCTGGCGCCGCTGGCCGGAGCAATCCTCGCGGGCCTTTTCGGCACCGGGTTCCTGGGCCGTCCGATCGGCCGTCGCGCCTCGCACGTCATCACCATCCTGGGCGTGCTCATCTCCGCCATCGGTTCGGTGGTGGTGCTGGGCGACGTGCTCAACGGCCTGCGCTTCGACGGCGCGGTCTACACCTGGAGCCTGATCGGCCAGACCAAGCTGGAAATCGGCTTCCTGATCGATCCGCTGTCGGCCATGATGATGGTCGTGGTGACCTCGGTGTCGCTGATGGTGCACATCTACACCATCGGCTACATGGCCGACGATCCCGGTTACCAGCGCTTCTTCTCGTACATCTCGCTGTTCACGTTCTCCATGCTGATGCTGGTGATGTCGAACAACATGGTGCAGCTGTTCTTCGGCTGGGAAGCGGTGGGCCTGGTGTCGTACCTGCTGATCGGTTTCTGGTACACCCGCCCGACCGCGATCTTCGCCAACATGAAGGCGTTCCTGATCAACCGCGTCGGCGACTTCGGCTTCGTCCTCGGCATCGGCCTGCTGTTCGCCTACGCCGGCACCATGCACTACGGTGAAGTGTTCGCCCAGGCCGACAAGCTGTCCAAGCTGACGCTGCCCGGTTCGGACTGGATGCTGCTGACCGTGGCCTGCATCTGCCTGTTCATCGGCGCCATGGGCAAGTCGGCGCAGGTGCCCCTGCACGCCTGGCTGCCCGACTCGATGGAAGGCCCGACCCCGATCTCCGCGCTGATCCACGCCGCCACCATGGTGACGGCCGGCATCTTCATGGTCGCGCGTTTCTCGCCGCTGTTCGAGCTGTCGGACACCGCGCTGTCGTTCATCATCGTGATCGGCGCCATCGGCGCGCTGTTCCTGGGCATCCTGGGCATCATCCAGAACGACATCAAGCGCGTGGTGGCGTATTCGACGCTGTCGCAGCTGGGCTACATGACCGTCGCGCTGGGCGCCTCGGCCTACTCGGTGGCGATCTTCCACCTGATGACGCACGCGTTCTTCAAGGCGCTGCTGTTCCTGGGCGCGGGCTCGGTCATCATCGGCATGCACCATGACCAGGACATCCGCAACATGGGCGGCCTGCGCAAGTACATGCCCATCACCTGGATCACCTTCCTCTTGGGCACGCTGGCCCTGGTCGGCACGCCGTTCTTCTCGGGTTTCTACTCGAAGGAACACATCATCGAAGCGGCCGGCGCCGCCCACGTCTGGGGCGCCAGCTTCGCCTACTACGCCACGCTGATCGGCGTGTTCGTGACCTCGCTGTACTCGTTCCGCGTGTACTTCCTGGTCTTCCACGGCAAGGAACGCTTCGACACCAGCGACCACGGTCATGGCCACGGCCACGACGCGCACGGCCATGACGACCACGGCCACGACGACCATGGCCACCACGGCGGCAAGCCGCACGAGTCTCCCTGGGTCGTGACCCTGCCGCTGATCCTGCTGGCGATCCCGTCGGTGCTGATCGGCGCCTGGGCGGTGGATCCGATGCTGTTCGGCAAGTTCTTCAACGGCGTGATCACGGTGCTGCCGCAGCATCCCGCCATGCACGAACTGCATGAAGAATGGCACGGCTGGGTCGCCTTCGGCCTGCACGCCTTCCAGACCCTGCCGTTCTGGCTGGTCGTGGCCGGCGCGGTCATCGCCTGGTACTGCTACCTGATCAACCCGAAGGTCCCGGCCGCGATCAAGTCGAGCCTGTCGGGCGTCAACAAGGTGCTTGAGAACAAGTACTACGTCGACTGGGTCAACGAGCAGATCATCGCCCGCGGCCTGCGCTGCCTGGGTCGTGGCCTGTGGCAGACCGGCGACCGCGGCATCATCGACGGCCTGCTGATCAACGGCAGCGCCCGCGTGGTGGGCTGGGTGTCGGCGATCAGCCGCCACCTGCAGTCCGGCTTCATCTATCACTACGCGTTCGCGATGATCATCGGCATCATGGCGCTGGTGACTTTCTTTGTGCTGATTCCCCAATGA
- the nuoK gene encoding NADH-quinone oxidoreductase subunit NuoK translates to MTLTLAHYLILGAILFAIGIFGIFLNRRNLIILLMSIELVLLAVNMNFVAFSSWFGDTAGQVFVFFILTVAAAEAAIGLAILVLLFRNLNTINVDELDRLKG, encoded by the coding sequence ATGACGCTGACGCTGGCCCATTACCTGATCCTGGGGGCGATCCTGTTCGCCATCGGGATCTTCGGCATCTTCCTGAACCGCCGCAACCTGATCATCCTGTTGATGTCCATCGAGCTGGTGCTCCTGGCCGTCAACATGAACTTCGTGGCGTTCTCCAGCTGGTTCGGCGACACCGCCGGCCAGGTGTTCGTGTTCTTCATCCTGACCGTGGCCGCCGCCGAAGCGGCGATCGGCCTGGCCATTTTGGTGCTGCTGTTCCGCAACCTGAACACGATCAACGTTGACGAACTCGATCGCCTGAAGGGCTGA
- a CDS encoding DUF2818 family protein, giving the protein MNQTLAVWLLIALALVSANLPFLTERVFAVLPWKQGGAEAVKPFWMRLVEVLVFYLIVGALGFTFESVLGNRFAQTWEFYAITLSLYLVLAYPGFVYRYLFKRHPRLRT; this is encoded by the coding sequence ATGAACCAGACCCTGGCGGTATGGCTCCTGATCGCGCTGGCCCTGGTCAGCGCGAACCTGCCTTTCCTGACGGAGCGCGTGTTCGCCGTGCTGCCGTGGAAGCAGGGCGGGGCCGAGGCCGTCAAGCCGTTCTGGATGCGCCTGGTCGAAGTGCTGGTGTTCTACCTGATCGTGGGCGCCCTGGGATTCACGTTCGAGTCCGTGCTGGGCAATCGCTTCGCGCAGACCTGGGAGTTCTACGCCATCACGTTGAGCCTGTACCTGGTGCTGGCTTATCCGGGGTTCGTGTATCGCTATCTCTTCAAGCGCCATCCCCGCCTGCGGACCTGA
- the nuoI gene encoding NADH-quinone oxidoreductase subunit NuoI produces the protein MEAIKDFFGSLMLAELLKGMRLTGKYFFKRKVTLRYPQEKTPTSARFRGLHALRRYPNGEERCIACKLCEAVCPALAITIESDQRDDGTRRTTRYDIDLTKCIFCGFCEESCPVDSIVETHIHEYHGEKRGDLYFTKDMLLAVGDRYEAEIARRRAEDAPYR, from the coding sequence ATGGAAGCGATCAAAGATTTCTTCGGCAGCTTGATGCTGGCCGAACTGCTCAAGGGCATGCGCCTGACGGGCAAGTATTTCTTCAAGCGCAAGGTGACCTTGCGCTACCCGCAGGAAAAGACGCCGACCTCGGCGCGTTTCCGCGGCCTGCACGCGCTGCGCCGCTACCCCAATGGGGAAGAGCGCTGCATCGCGTGCAAACTGTGTGAAGCCGTGTGCCCCGCGCTGGCCATCACCATCGAGTCGGACCAGCGTGACGACGGCACCCGCCGCACCACGCGCTACGACATCGACCTGACCAAGTGCATTTTCTGCGGCTTCTGTGAGGAAAGCTGCCCCGTGGACTCGATCGTGGAAACGCACATCCACGAATACCACGGCGAAAAGCGCGGCGACCTGTATTTCACCAAAGACATGCTGCTCGCCGTGGGCGACCGCTACGAAGCCGAAATCGCCCGCCGCCGGGCCGAAGACGCTCCCTACCGTTGA
- a CDS encoding NADH-quinone oxidoreductase subunit M, with product MMASEMASNTFPWLTLAIFVPIVFGLLVLAVGRDDRPGLTRGLSLIGSIAGFLVTIPLYTGFDSKTAAMQFVEKTSWIEAFNVNYHLGVDGISLWFVLLTAFITIIVVLAGWEVITSRVSQYMAAFLILSGLMVGVFCALDGMLFYVFFEATLIPMYIIIGVWGGPNRVYAAFKFFLYTLMGSLLTLVAFVYLWNASGGSFDILTWQQTKLGYTPQILIFVALLAAFAVKVPMWPVHTWLPDAHVEAPTGGSIVLAAIMLKLGAYGFLRFSLPIAPDASHSLAGLMITLSLIAVIYIGLVAIVQDDMKKLVAYSSVAHMGFVTLGFFIFNTAGVEGAIVQMISHGFVSGAMFMCIGVLYDRMHSRRIADYGGVVNVMPRFATFFILFSMANSGLPATSGFVGEFMVIMGAVEHNFWIGLLAATALILGASYSLWMVKRVVLGDVANDHVRELTDINRREFVILGVMAIAVLYMGIYPKPFTDVMHVSVEALLQHVAVSKL from the coding sequence ATGATGGCAAGCGAGATGGCATCCAACACTTTCCCCTGGCTCACGCTTGCGATCTTTGTCCCGATCGTATTCGGCCTGCTGGTGCTGGCGGTGGGCCGTGACGACCGTCCCGGCCTGACGCGCGGCCTGTCGCTGATCGGCTCGATCGCCGGCTTCCTCGTCACGATCCCGCTGTACACCGGGTTCGACTCCAAGACGGCTGCCATGCAGTTCGTCGAGAAGACCTCCTGGATCGAAGCCTTCAACGTCAACTACCACCTGGGCGTGGACGGCATTTCGCTGTGGTTCGTGCTCCTGACCGCGTTCATCACCATCATCGTGGTGCTGGCCGGCTGGGAAGTCATCACCAGCCGCGTGTCGCAGTACATGGCCGCCTTCCTGATCCTGTCGGGTCTGATGGTGGGCGTGTTCTGCGCGCTGGACGGCATGCTGTTCTACGTGTTCTTCGAAGCCACGCTGATCCCGATGTACATCATCATCGGCGTCTGGGGCGGACCGAACCGGGTGTACGCGGCCTTCAAGTTCTTCCTCTACACCCTGATGGGCTCGCTGCTGACGCTGGTGGCGTTCGTCTACCTGTGGAATGCCTCGGGCGGTTCGTTCGACATCCTGACCTGGCAGCAGACCAAGCTGGGCTACACCCCGCAGATCCTGATCTTCGTGGCGCTGCTGGCGGCCTTCGCGGTCAAGGTGCCGATGTGGCCGGTGCACACCTGGCTGCCGGACGCCCACGTCGAGGCGCCCACCGGCGGCTCCATCGTGCTGGCCGCGATCATGCTGAAGCTGGGCGCCTACGGTTTCCTGCGCTTCTCGCTGCCGATCGCGCCCGACGCCTCGCACAGCCTGGCCGGCCTGATGATCACGCTGTCGCTGATCGCCGTGATCTACATCGGCCTGGTGGCGATCGTGCAGGACGACATGAAGAAGCTGGTGGCCTATTCGTCGGTCGCCCACATGGGCTTCGTCACCCTGGGTTTCTTCATCTTCAACACGGCCGGCGTCGAAGGCGCCATCGTGCAGATGATCTCCCACGGCTTCGTCTCGGGCGCCATGTTCATGTGTATCGGCGTGCTCTATGACCGCATGCACTCGCGCCGCATCGCCGACTACGGCGGCGTGGTCAACGTGATGCCGCGCTTCGCCACGTTCTTCATCCTGTTCTCGATGGCCAACAGCGGCCTGCCGGCCACCAGCGGTTTCGTCGGCGAGTTCATGGTGATCATGGGCGCGGTCGAGCACAACTTCTGGATCGGCCTGCTGGCGGCCACCGCGCTGATCCTGGGCGCTTCGTATTCGCTGTGGATGGTCAAGCGCGTGGTCCTGGGCGACGTCGCCAACGACCACGTCCGCGAGCTGACCGATATCAACCGCCGCGAATTCGTGATTCTTGGCGTGATGGCGATCGCCGTGCTGTACATGGGGATCTATCCCAAGCCCTTCACCGACGTGATGCACGTGTCGGTCGAGGCCCTGCTGCAACACGTTGCCGTCTCGAAACTGTAA